From Butyrivibrio proteoclasticus B316, the proteins below share one genomic window:
- the dnaB gene encoding replicative DNA helicase, whose product MNDENILRRIPPNNQDAEQSVIGAMIMDRAAIKTAAEILIEDDFYYRQLGIMFSTIVELEKEENAVDPVTLQNRLREKNVSLEVCSDEFIVRLVERVPTSANVKYYANIVKNKSTLRKLIKACNDAENACYTEADDVEGVLSDAEKNVLAVTQKRSAGIITPIDQIVMNSLNIMEQASKMKGHITGIATGFTDLDYSTSGFHSADLVLIAARPSMGKTAFALNIAEYMALHDNKCVAIFSLEMPKEQLVNRLIAMDSRVDSTRIKSGDLTDSDWNSVIDSAGIIAKSKFIIDDSSGITIQDIQAKCRKFKSEAGLDIVFIDYLQLVGSKQGKNSSASRQEIVAEISKALKSLARELEIPIIALSQLNREAEKRADHLPILSDLRESGSIEQDADMVMFIHREDFYNKDTEKKGVAQIIIAKQRNGPIGTVELAWLPEYTKFANLATDRK is encoded by the coding sequence ATGAATGACGAAAATATATTGCGGCGAATTCCGCCGAATAATCAGGATGCTGAGCAGTCGGTAATCGGTGCAATGATAATGGACAGAGCTGCGATTAAAACGGCGGCTGAAATACTAATAGAAGACGATTTTTATTACAGACAACTGGGAATTATGTTTTCAACAATCGTGGAACTAGAAAAAGAGGAAAATGCTGTAGATCCTGTTACCTTACAGAATCGCTTAAGAGAAAAGAATGTTTCGCTTGAGGTTTGTAGTGATGAGTTTATAGTAAGACTGGTAGAGAGAGTTCCCACTTCTGCGAATGTAAAATATTATGCCAATATCGTAAAAAACAAATCTACGCTGAGAAAACTTATCAAAGCGTGTAATGATGCTGAAAACGCATGCTATACGGAAGCTGATGATGTAGAGGGTGTATTGAGTGATGCTGAAAAAAACGTGCTGGCTGTAACACAGAAAAGGAGTGCTGGAATAATAACTCCCATTGACCAGATTGTCATGAATTCACTGAATATCATGGAACAAGCAAGTAAGATGAAAGGGCATATCACAGGCATTGCTACAGGCTTTACAGATCTTGACTATAGCACATCTGGCTTCCATTCAGCAGATCTAGTCCTTATTGCAGCACGTCCATCAATGGGAAAGACAGCGTTTGCATTAAATATCGCAGAGTATATGGCTCTACATGATAACAAATGTGTAGCTATTTTTTCTTTGGAAATGCCAAAAGAGCAGCTTGTAAACCGTCTTATCGCCATGGACTCGCGTGTTGATTCTACGAGAATAAAAAGTGGAGATCTAACTGACAGTGATTGGAATAGTGTCATAGATAGCGCAGGGATTATTGCGAAGTCCAAATTTATCATAGACGATTCATCAGGCATCACAATTCAGGATATTCAGGCTAAGTGCAGGAAATTTAAGAGTGAAGCAGGCCTTGATATCGTATTTATAGATTACCTTCAGCTTGTTGGAAGTAAACAAGGTAAGAACTCGTCTGCATCAAGACAGGAAATTGTAGCTGAAATATCTAAGGCGTTAAAATCTCTTGCCAGAGAGTTAGAAATACCGATAATTGCGCTTTCACAGCTAAACAGAGAAGCTGAAAAAAGAGCAGATCATTTACCTATCCTGTCAGATCTTCGTGAATCTGGATCAATTGAGCAGGATGCGGACATGGTAATGTTCATCCACAGAGAAGATTTTTATAACAAAGATACTGAGAAAAAAGGTGTTGCCCAGATTATCATCGCTAAACAGCGAAACGGTCCTATAGGGACTGTGGAACTGGCATGGTTACCGGAGTATACCAAATTTGCTAATCTTGCAACGGACAGGAAATAG